A single genomic interval of Alteromonas sp. CI.11.F.A3 harbors:
- the serS gene encoding serine--tRNA ligase, translating into MLDPKCLRSDIEETAKRLAARGYNLDVATFNSLEEKRKTLQSKTQDLQNERNVRSKSIGKAKSQGEDIAPLLAEVGKLGDDLDAAKAELTVLLDEITAFTQGIPNLPHESVPEGKDEDDNVEISRWGEPRTFDFEVKDHVDIGEGLNNSLDFATATKLTGSRFVVMRREMARLNRAIAQFMLDVHTNEHGYDEMYVPFLVNADSLYGTGQLPKFGEDLFHTQPATEEGQGLSLIPTAEVPLTNIARDEILDEKSLPVKMTAHTPCFRSEAGSYGRDTRGLIRQHQFDKVELVQLVKPENSFDALEELTQHAETILQKLELPYRKVLLCTGDMGFGACKTYDLEVWLPAQNTYREISSCSNMLDFQARRMQARFRNPETNKPELLHTLNGSGLAVGRTLVAILENYQQADGSVTIPKALVPYMNGVEVIKA; encoded by the coding sequence ATGTTAGATCCAAAGTGTTTACGAAGCGATATAGAAGAAACTGCCAAGCGTTTGGCTGCCCGTGGTTATAACCTCGATGTAGCAACATTTAACTCGCTAGAAGAAAAAAGAAAAACACTTCAGTCCAAAACACAGGATCTGCAGAACGAACGTAATGTTCGAAGTAAGTCCATTGGTAAAGCCAAGTCACAAGGCGAAGATATTGCACCTTTGTTGGCAGAAGTGGGCAAATTAGGCGACGACTTAGATGCGGCTAAAGCTGAACTAACCGTATTGCTTGATGAAATCACTGCGTTTACCCAAGGCATTCCTAACTTGCCACATGAGTCGGTACCTGAAGGTAAAGACGAAGACGACAACGTTGAGATTTCACGTTGGGGTGAGCCACGTACTTTCGATTTTGAAGTGAAAGATCACGTTGATATTGGTGAAGGGCTAAATAACAGCTTAGATTTTGCTACGGCGACTAAATTAACCGGTAGCCGTTTTGTAGTGATGCGCCGTGAGATGGCTCGCTTAAACCGTGCCATTGCCCAGTTCATGTTAGATGTTCACACTAACGAACACGGTTATGATGAAATGTATGTCCCGTTTTTGGTAAACGCTGACAGCCTTTACGGCACAGGGCAATTACCTAAATTTGGTGAAGATTTATTTCATACTCAGCCAGCAACGGAAGAAGGCCAAGGGCTTTCACTTATTCCAACTGCAGAAGTGCCGCTAACCAACATCGCCCGTGATGAAATTCTAGATGAGAAGTCGCTACCAGTTAAGATGACCGCGCATACTCCTTGTTTTCGTTCAGAAGCAGGCTCGTATGGCCGTGATACCCGTGGTTTGATTCGTCAGCATCAGTTCGACAAAGTTGAGCTTGTACAGCTTGTGAAGCCTGAAAACAGCTTCGATGCGTTAGAAGAACTTACTCAGCACGCTGAAACCATTTTGCAGAAACTTGAATTGCCATACCGTAAAGTATTGCTTTGTACTGGCGACATGGGCTTTGGCGCATGTAAAACCTACGATTTAGAAGTATGGTTGCCCGCACAAAACACCTATCGTGAAATCTCGTCATGTTCGAACATGTTAGATTTCCAGGCTAGACGTATGCAAGCACGTTTCAGAAACCCAGAAACAAACAAGCCTGAGTTGCTTCATACCTTAAATGGTTCTGGTTTGGCAGTTGGTCGTACATTGGTGGCTATTTTAGAAAACTACCAACAGGCTGACGGCAGTGTAACGATACCTAAAGCCCTAGTACCGTACATGAACGGTGTAGAAGTGATAAAAGCGTAA
- the crcB gene encoding fluoride efflux transporter CrcB: protein MPQGVILYCYIAAGGAIGACLRYFCTTTIDSWFGKNLPFGTLAVNVVGSFALATLYGILERNDLTDSPYRALIGVGLLGAFTTFSTFSVETLTLLENELWLKAIANIFLNVGACLLAGWLAIELMKG from the coding sequence GTGCCTCAAGGCGTTATTTTATACTGCTATATTGCAGCGGGCGGCGCAATTGGGGCTTGCTTGCGTTATTTTTGTACCACAACCATAGATTCTTGGTTTGGAAAAAATTTGCCCTTTGGTACACTAGCGGTGAATGTTGTGGGCTCGTTTGCTTTAGCCACTTTGTATGGCATTCTTGAGCGCAACGATTTAACCGACTCTCCCTATCGCGCATTGATTGGGGTAGGGCTGTTGGGCGCGTTTACCACATTTTCTACATTCTCTGTGGAAACGCTCACATTATTAGAAAACGAGCTGTGGTTAAAAGCCATTGCTAACATATTTCTTAACGTCGGCGCTTGCTTGTTAGCAGGTTGGCTGGCTATTGAACTCATGAAAGGATAA
- a CDS encoding replication-associated recombination protein A codes for MINDNKEPLEPFAPLAAKMRPVTIDEYAGQSHLLGANKPLRKMLEAGHCHSMILWGPPGTGKTTLAELIATYTNASVIRISAVTSGVKDIRAAMDSAKENSRYNQRTLLFVDEVHRFNKSQQDAFLPFVESGTVTFIGATTENPSFELNNALLSRVRVYVLKALEQDALAELMQRALTDDEKGLGLRQLSIEEDASNALLGLCGGDGRRLLTYLELAADFTENSVISIADIEQAVGEKIASYDNKGDTFYDLISAFHKSVRGSDPDAALYWYGRILDGGGDALYVARRLLAIASEDIGNADPRAMQLCINAWDTFHRVGPAEGERAIAQAAVYCALAAKSNAVYMAFSQAKALARQTSDAPVPMHLRNAPTELMKDLGHGDGYRYAHNEPNAFAAGEVYLPDSIAGTRLYEPNERGLEKALKAKRDYLDKLNESAQSARNNQKR; via the coding sequence ATGATTAACGATAACAAAGAACCGCTCGAACCTTTTGCGCCACTAGCAGCTAAAATGCGGCCGGTGACCATAGATGAGTATGCCGGTCAGTCGCACTTATTAGGCGCAAACAAACCCCTACGTAAAATGCTAGAAGCGGGTCACTGTCATTCAATGATTTTATGGGGCCCACCTGGTACGGGTAAAACAACCCTAGCAGAGCTTATTGCCACCTATACTAACGCCTCGGTTATTCGCATTTCGGCGGTAACTTCTGGGGTTAAAGATATTCGCGCTGCAATGGACTCCGCGAAAGAAAACTCCCGCTACAACCAACGTACTTTATTGTTCGTAGATGAGGTACACAGGTTCAACAAAAGCCAACAAGACGCTTTTTTACCTTTTGTAGAGTCGGGTACTGTTACTTTCATAGGTGCAACCACTGAAAACCCTTCTTTTGAATTGAACAACGCATTGCTTTCTCGTGTGCGGGTTTATGTACTCAAAGCACTAGAACAAGACGCACTTGCTGAATTAATGCAACGAGCGCTAACCGATGACGAAAAAGGGTTAGGTTTACGACAGTTAAGTATTGAGGAAGATGCGAGTAACGCCTTGTTAGGTTTGTGTGGCGGTGATGGCCGCAGGTTACTCACTTATTTAGAGCTAGCCGCCGACTTTACTGAGAACAGTGTTATTTCTATTGCCGATATTGAACAAGCCGTAGGCGAAAAAATTGCCAGCTACGACAATAAAGGTGATACATTTTACGACCTAATATCGGCGTTTCATAAGTCGGTACGGGGTTCCGATCCTGATGCCGCGCTATATTGGTACGGACGTATATTAGACGGTGGCGGTGATGCGCTGTATGTGGCAAGAAGATTATTGGCAATTGCATCGGAAGATATTGGTAATGCCGATCCCAGAGCCATGCAGTTATGCATAAACGCATGGGATACCTTTCATCGCGTGGGGCCAGCTGAGGGTGAACGTGCCATTGCACAAGCGGCTGTTTATTGTGCGTTGGCGGCAAAAAGTAATGCCGTTTATATGGCATTTAGCCAAGCAAAAGCACTAGCAAGACAAACATCCGATGCGCCTGTGCCCATGCATTTACGTAATGCTCCTACTGAACTAATGAAAGACCTAGGCCATGGTGATGGTTATCGGTACGCGCATAACGAACCCAATGCATTCGCAGCAGGTGAAGTGTATTTACCCGATAGCATTGCAGGTACTCGCTTATACGAGCCTAACGAACGTGGTTTAGAGAAAGCGCTTAAAGCAAAACGTGACTATTTAGACAAGCTAAATGAAAGCGCACAAAGTGCGCGGAATAATCAGAAACGGTGA
- the lolA gene encoding outer membrane lipoprotein chaperone LolA, with amino-acid sequence MNKVVPIMMAALIAAPLSLSAMQVTNITSDALKTNSEAEVVVGSVTKPEFTTQSTNEMSKAVNAGDNAAAEAADSANVLLKKRLHGLQQYQAAFNQTVTDAQGNIVHEAQGTLTMMRPNKLRWETTFPDETLLIADGEAVWNIDTFVEQVTIISQDQAIKDNPIVLLTANDDETWDSFVISKLDDAKASSTLEQYQIVPKSTDGQIKSLTLGFNSDGILSTLDMLDAQDQTSALVFSDQDLDFAIDTVKDNLFSVDVPQSYIIDDQR; translated from the coding sequence ATGAACAAAGTAGTACCTATTATGATGGCAGCGTTAATAGCCGCACCATTGAGCTTATCTGCAATGCAGGTAACTAATATAACTAGCGATGCGCTAAAGACGAATAGCGAAGCCGAAGTGGTAGTGGGTTCTGTAACAAAGCCTGAATTTACCACTCAAAGTACTAACGAAATGTCGAAAGCAGTTAATGCAGGAGATAATGCAGCCGCTGAGGCAGCAGATAGTGCAAATGTACTTTTGAAAAAACGCCTACATGGATTACAGCAATACCAAGCCGCTTTTAATCAAACGGTAACGGATGCCCAAGGCAATATTGTGCATGAAGCGCAGGGTACATTAACCATGATGCGCCCGAATAAGCTTCGCTGGGAAACCACGTTTCCTGATGAAACCTTGCTTATCGCCGATGGTGAAGCGGTATGGAATATCGATACCTTTGTTGAGCAGGTCACTATTATTTCGCAAGACCAAGCAATTAAAGACAACCCTATTGTTTTATTAACGGCTAACGACGATGAAACGTGGGACAGCTTTGTAATCAGTAAGCTTGATGACGCAAAAGCCAGCTCGACGTTAGAGCAATATCAAATTGTGCCTAAATCGACAGATGGCCAAATAAAGTCACTGACATTAGGGTTCAACAGCGACGGTATTCTGTCGACGTTAGATATGCTTGATGCACAAGATCAAACCAGTGCGTTAGTGTTTAGCGACCAAGACTTAGATTTTGCTATTGATACTGTTAAAGACAATCTTTTCTCTGTAGACGTGCCGCAAAGCTATATTATTGATGATCAGCGATAG
- a CDS encoding DNA translocase FtsK codes for MTQLTGIQRIWEAGMIIACVFAFFLLLALVSFHPGDPGWSQAGLQLDVHNWVGSTGAWSADLLLFSFGFLAYLLPFGAAFLGWFLFQHIKALEEFDYLTIGLRIIGGLLMALGATGIASINFDDIYNFSAGGFVGDVISSALVPYFNTAGTILLLLCFFCTGFTLLTGISWLSIVDRLGEMTLWFGRKCVSLPQQALALDMPRLALPSRSAKPENDELDITSMRAEPAETPEPVYTPPPKAERSEPSFGIPDDVFDQDDVPPFETQSHTPASTESENKPKSSFSLSGMREAVRNKVKEAKPSSKDEVADNHHVAESQSEEMIEPTFDMSQTDTLDETQATEAQQTAEPVNAETPAPAPESAPAPAPAPAPSPVPESVAPKPAHQPFTPVAMGAKSITRVEGEGSEPITAMPSFDLLERADKHENPLTQEEIDGISRLVEEKLADFNIEANVVGVYPGPVITRFELDLAPGVKVSKITGLSKDLARAMSAISVRVVEVIPGKSVIGLELPNKKREMVRLSEVIGGDAFQRNSSPLTMVLGADISGKPVIVDLAKMPHLLVAGTTGSGKSVGVNVMILSLLYKSTPEDVRMIMIDPKMLELSVYEGIPHLLAEVVTDMKEAANALRWCVGEMERRYRLMSALGVRNLKGYNAKVEEAIAAGTPIQDPLWKSEESMEPHAPDLEKLPAIVVVVDEFADMMMIVGKKVEELIARIAQKARAAGIHLVLATQRPSVDVITGLIKANIPTRIAFQVSSKIDSRTILDQQGAEALLGMGDMLYLPPGSPVPTRVHGAFVDDHEVHAVVADWKRRGAPKYIDEILNGEASAEVLLPGEQAEGEDQEFDAFYDEAVAFVTETRRASVSSVQRKFRIGYNRAARLVEQMESSGVVSAQGHNGNREVLAPPAPKD; via the coding sequence ATGACGCAATTAACAGGGATTCAGCGAATTTGGGAAGCCGGCATGATTATAGCCTGTGTCTTCGCCTTTTTCTTATTGCTGGCATTAGTATCTTTTCATCCGGGCGACCCTGGCTGGAGCCAAGCCGGCTTGCAATTAGACGTACATAACTGGGTAGGCTCTACCGGCGCGTGGAGTGCCGATTTATTACTTTTCTCTTTTGGCTTCTTAGCTTACCTCCTTCCTTTTGGTGCAGCCTTTTTAGGTTGGTTCTTATTCCAACACATTAAAGCCCTAGAAGAGTTCGATTACCTCACAATAGGTTTGCGCATTATTGGTGGTTTATTAATGGCACTAGGTGCCACGGGCATTGCCAGTATAAATTTTGACGACATATACAACTTTTCTGCCGGCGGCTTTGTGGGCGATGTTATTAGTTCAGCCCTTGTGCCGTACTTTAATACCGCAGGCACGATTTTGTTGCTTCTGTGCTTTTTCTGTACCGGCTTTACCTTATTAACGGGCATTAGCTGGTTAAGTATTGTGGACAGACTAGGTGAAATGACGCTTTGGTTTGGGCGCAAATGTGTGTCTTTACCACAACAGGCACTTGCCCTAGATATGCCAAGGCTTGCGCTACCTTCTCGCAGTGCAAAGCCTGAAAATGACGAATTAGATATCACCAGCATGCGTGCAGAGCCTGCAGAAACGCCTGAACCCGTTTATACGCCGCCACCTAAGGCTGAGCGCAGTGAACCGTCATTTGGCATTCCAGATGATGTGTTTGACCAAGATGATGTACCGCCTTTTGAAACTCAAAGCCACACGCCTGCTAGTACTGAAAGTGAAAATAAACCTAAGTCGAGCTTTTCGTTATCGGGTATGCGTGAAGCGGTACGCAATAAAGTGAAAGAGGCTAAGCCTTCTAGCAAAGACGAGGTAGCAGACAATCATCACGTCGCTGAATCACAGTCAGAAGAAATGATTGAACCAACCTTCGACATGTCGCAAACCGATACGTTAGATGAAACGCAAGCGACTGAGGCCCAACAAACCGCTGAGCCTGTTAATGCAGAGACGCCAGCGCCTGCTCCTGAATCAGCACCGGCACCGGCACCGGCACCAGCGCCTTCGCCTGTTCCTGAATCAGTAGCGCCAAAACCGGCTCATCAACCTTTTACGCCGGTTGCGATGGGTGCAAAATCCATTACCCGTGTTGAAGGGGAGGGGAGCGAACCTATTACTGCTATGCCGTCGTTCGACTTGCTTGAGCGTGCAGATAAACACGAGAATCCACTCACGCAAGAAGAGATAGATGGCATATCAAGGCTGGTTGAAGAGAAACTGGCTGACTTTAATATTGAAGCCAATGTTGTGGGTGTATACCCAGGCCCTGTTATTACGCGCTTCGAACTAGATTTAGCACCTGGAGTGAAGGTAAGCAAAATTACGGGCTTATCTAAAGATTTGGCTCGCGCCATGTCGGCAATATCAGTACGTGTGGTAGAAGTTATACCGGGTAAATCCGTTATAGGTCTTGAGCTTCCAAACAAAAAGCGTGAAATGGTGCGTTTGAGTGAAGTGATTGGTGGTGATGCCTTCCAGCGTAATAGTTCACCGCTTACCATGGTATTAGGTGCGGATATTTCCGGTAAGCCTGTAATAGTAGATTTGGCTAAAATGCCTCACTTGTTGGTGGCGGGTACTACCGGTTCAGGTAAGTCGGTTGGGGTTAACGTTATGATCTTAAGCTTGCTGTATAAGAGCACGCCAGAAGATGTACGTATGATCATGATTGACCCCAAAATGCTTGAGCTATCGGTATATGAAGGTATTCCGCATTTACTTGCTGAAGTGGTTACCGACATGAAAGAAGCGGCGAACGCCCTTCGTTGGTGTGTAGGTGAGATGGAGCGTCGTTATCGCTTAATGAGCGCTTTAGGGGTAAGAAACTTAAAAGGCTACAACGCAAAAGTGGAAGAAGCGATTGCCGCTGGCACGCCTATTCAAGACCCGCTTTGGAAGAGTGAAGAAAGCATGGAGCCTCATGCGCCAGATTTAGAAAAGCTGCCCGCTATTGTGGTTGTGGTAGATGAATTCGCCGACATGATGATGATTGTAGGCAAAAAAGTAGAAGAACTAATTGCTCGTATTGCACAAAAGGCCCGTGCAGCAGGTATTCACTTGGTACTCGCCACACAGCGTCCTTCGGTAGATGTTATTACCGGCTTAATTAAAGCGAATATTCCAACGCGTATTGCATTCCAGGTTTCTAGTAAAATTGATTCACGTACTATCTTAGACCAACAAGGTGCTGAAGCACTGCTAGGCATGGGTGATATGTTGTACTTGCCACCAGGCAGCCCAGTTCCAACTCGTGTGCACGGCGCCTTCGTGGACGACCACGAAGTTCATGCTGTTGTGGCAGATTGGAAGCGTAGAGGCGCACCTAAATATATTGATGAGATATTAAATGGCGAAGCGTCTGCCGAGGTACTTTTACCGGGTGAACAAGCCGAAGGTGAAGATCAAGAATTTGATGCATTTTATGATGAAGCCGTAGCCTTTGTTACCGAAACAAGAAGGGCAAGTGTCTCTAGTGTGCAACGCAAATTCAGAATTGGTTACAATCGCGCAGCACGATTAGTGGAACAAATGGAATCTAGTGGCGTCGTAAGTGCACAGGGTCACAACGGCAACCGCGAAGTATTAGCTCCGCCAGCGCCTAAGGATTAA
- the lrp gene encoding leucine-responsive transcriptional regulator Lrp gives MLVKTPKHLDRIDRNILISLQKNGRISNVELAKDVGLSPSPCLERVKRLESQGYIKGYHAVVDPEKLGAAMLVFVEITLTKTSVDIFAEFSAAVRLHDDIQECHLVSGDFDFLLKARVADMSSYRRLLGDTLLRLPGVSESRTYVVMEEVKSTTSLRINLK, from the coding sequence ATGCTGGTAAAGACTCCAAAACACCTTGACCGAATAGACAGGAATATACTGATTTCGCTACAAAAAAATGGGCGTATATCAAATGTGGAATTGGCTAAAGACGTGGGTTTAAGCCCTAGTCCTTGCTTAGAGCGTGTGAAGCGTTTAGAGAGCCAAGGCTATATAAAAGGCTACCATGCCGTGGTTGATCCAGAAAAGCTGGGCGCCGCCATGCTTGTTTTTGTAGAAATAACGTTAACGAAGACGTCGGTGGATATCTTCGCAGAATTTTCTGCGGCAGTTAGGCTTCATGACGATATACAAGAGTGCCATCTGGTCTCTGGGGATTTTGACTTTTTGCTAAAAGCCCGAGTTGCAGACATGTCTAGCTATCGTAGATTGTTAGGCGACACTTTACTGCGCCTTCCAGGAGTGAGTGAGTCACGAACCTATGTGGTAATGGAAGAAGTGAAGAGTACAACATCGCTTCGAATTAATTTGAAGTAA
- the ald gene encoding alanine dehydrogenase — protein MLIGVPKEIKNHEYRVGLTPAAVKEFTSHGHSVLVQTLAGDAIGFTDEMYVEAGAAIASTAEQVFAEAEMIIKVKEPQTNECKMLRKGQTLYTYLHLAPDPTQTDLLIASGATCIAYETVTDDRGGLPLLAPMSEVAGRMSVQAGAHYLEKAHGGSGTLLGGVPGVAPGKVLIIGGGVVGTQAAKMALGLGADVTILDRSLPRLRQLDDIFNGQVKTVYSTVDAIEHYSSKADLVVGAVLIPGAAAPKLLNRKQIAAMKPGSVLVDVAIDQGGCFETSKATTHQDPVYIIDDVVHYCVANMPGGVARTSTMALNNATLPFGLALANKGPAKAMLEDKHLLNGLNVHEGKVTYKAVVDALGEKLGLTYTPAEEALNA, from the coding sequence ATGTTAATCGGTGTACCAAAAGAAATTAAGAACCATGAATATCGCGTTGGCTTAACGCCTGCGGCAGTAAAAGAGTTTACCAGTCATGGTCATTCAGTGTTAGTGCAAACACTAGCTGGCGATGCAATTGGTTTTACCGATGAAATGTACGTTGAAGCTGGTGCTGCTATCGCATCTACTGCTGAGCAAGTTTTTGCTGAAGCGGAAATGATTATTAAAGTAAAAGAGCCACAAACGAATGAATGTAAAATGCTTCGTAAAGGCCAAACCCTTTACACTTACCTTCATTTGGCACCAGATCCTACACAGACAGATCTTCTTATTGCTTCTGGCGCAACCTGTATCGCTTATGAAACCGTAACCGACGACCGTGGTGGTTTACCATTGTTAGCGCCAATGAGCGAAGTGGCTGGCCGTATGTCAGTTCAAGCCGGTGCACATTACCTAGAAAAAGCACATGGCGGCAGCGGTACACTATTGGGCGGCGTTCCTGGCGTAGCACCGGGTAAAGTGCTTATCATTGGTGGTGGTGTTGTAGGTACGCAAGCCGCTAAAATGGCCTTAGGCCTAGGCGCAGACGTGACTATTTTAGACCGTTCACTTCCTCGCCTTCGTCAGTTAGATGACATTTTTAATGGCCAAGTTAAAACGGTTTACTCTACCGTTGATGCGATTGAGCATTATTCGTCAAAAGCTGATCTTGTTGTTGGCGCAGTACTTATACCTGGCGCAGCAGCACCTAAGCTACTTAACCGCAAACAAATTGCGGCCATGAAGCCAGGCTCTGTTTTGGTTGATGTTGCTATCGACCAAGGTGGTTGTTTTGAAACCTCTAAAGCCACTACACACCAAGACCCTGTATACATCATCGACGACGTAGTGCATTACTGTGTTGCGAATATGCCAGGCGGTGTTGCACGTACCTCTACTATGGCCCTTAACAATGCGACGCTACCATTTGGTTTAGCGTTGGCGAATAAAGGGCCTGCAAAAGCCATGCTTGAAGATAAGCACTTATTGAACGGTCTTAACGTTCATGAAGGCAAAGTAACCTATAAAGCAGTTGTTGACGCATTAGGTGAAAAGTTAGGTTTAACTTACACACCTGCTGAAGAAGCACTAAACGCTTAA
- the pyrF gene encoding orotidine-5'-phosphate decarboxylase, with translation MQEPRVIVALDYDNQEQALSFVDQLDPSLCKVKVGKEMFTLFGPEFVKSLVAKGFDVFLDLKFHDIPNTVGKACKAAAELGVWMVNVHASGGLPMMQAAKEGIAQSSRPETKLIAVTVLTSMDQSQLSGVIDNVTPEQQVLRLASLTAQAGLDGVVCSAKEAAMLRNEIGEDFLLVTPGIRPKGSDAGDQKRVMTPPEAIDSGVSYLVMGRPITQASEPMEVLKQVNASIS, from the coding sequence ATGCAAGAACCTCGCGTTATTGTTGCACTCGACTATGACAACCAAGAACAAGCACTTTCGTTTGTAGACCAATTAGATCCCAGCCTGTGTAAAGTTAAAGTGGGCAAAGAGATGTTCACCTTATTTGGCCCTGAGTTTGTAAAATCTTTAGTGGCTAAAGGCTTCGACGTTTTTCTTGATTTGAAATTTCACGATATTCCAAACACGGTAGGTAAAGCGTGCAAAGCCGCTGCTGAACTAGGTGTGTGGATGGTAAACGTGCACGCCAGTGGTGGGCTTCCAATGATGCAGGCAGCCAAAGAAGGCATCGCACAAAGTAGCCGACCTGAAACCAAATTAATTGCGGTAACGGTACTAACCAGTATGGATCAATCGCAGCTAAGTGGCGTAATTGATAATGTAACGCCTGAGCAACAAGTATTACGCTTAGCGTCGTTAACTGCCCAAGCGGGTTTAGATGGTGTGGTGTGTTCTGCTAAAGAAGCAGCAATGCTACGCAATGAAATCGGCGAAGACTTTTTGTTGGTTACGCCGGGTATCCGCCCCAAGGGCAGTGATGCGGGCGATCAAAAGCGCGTAATGACGCCGCCAGAAGCAATAGACAGTGGCGTAAGCTACTTAGTAATGGGGCGACCTATCACGCAAGCTAGCGAACCTATGGAAGTATTGAAGCAGGTAAACGCGTCTATCAGTTAA
- the lapB gene encoding lipopolysaccharide assembly protein LapB, producing the protein MLELLFLLLPVAAGYGWIMGRNSVRQAQRKQSSILSKHYYKGLNFLLSDQPDKAVDTLIKMINVNSDTVETHIAMGSFFRHRGEIDRAIKVHQNLVSRDELQPTQRESALKELGHDYTHAGFLERAENAFLQLLNSDKHYLVAQTQLFSIYQTTKEWDRAIELAERMVECHGDNDDVCERLAHFYCEHAVAKLKDDEQGSALSLLQKAVNADEHAVRPWLMLGQLALQQQRYTDARAYFVQVAERDINWFSEAVPSLEKIAEETGDWDSFEESLEAHWQECATSYLAMVDVLLKKGDTTQAADYLLEQLRKRPTMRGFKTLMGLYIDQLDDKTSAESLRILKELVEKQMMQRPKYRCHSCGFSGRKLYWLCPSCKKWGVVKPIKGLDGE; encoded by the coding sequence ATGCTCGAACTGCTGTTTTTACTTTTGCCTGTTGCAGCAGGTTACGGATGGATTATGGGCCGTAACAGTGTTCGCCAAGCACAACGTAAACAGTCTAGTATTCTTTCTAAGCATTACTATAAAGGCTTAAACTTCCTCCTTTCCGATCAACCCGATAAAGCGGTAGACACGTTAATTAAAATGATTAATGTGAACAGCGACACGGTTGAAACTCATATTGCGATGGGCAGCTTTTTTCGTCACCGGGGCGAAATAGACAGAGCCATTAAGGTTCACCAAAACCTAGTAAGCCGAGACGAGTTGCAACCCACGCAACGTGAAAGTGCGCTAAAAGAACTTGGCCATGATTACACTCACGCCGGTTTTTTAGAGCGGGCTGAAAATGCTTTTCTTCAACTACTCAATAGCGACAAACACTATTTGGTAGCACAAACACAGTTATTTAGTATTTACCAAACCACGAAAGAGTGGGACAGAGCCATTGAGCTTGCCGAACGCATGGTGGAATGCCATGGCGACAACGATGATGTGTGCGAACGTTTAGCGCATTTCTATTGTGAGCACGCGGTAGCGAAACTAAAAGACGATGAGCAGGGTTCTGCGTTATCTTTACTTCAAAAGGCCGTTAATGCCGATGAGCATGCAGTAAGACCTTGGTTAATGCTTGGACAGCTAGCACTTCAACAACAACGCTACACTGACGCACGGGCTTATTTTGTACAAGTGGCCGAGCGTGATATCAATTGGTTCAGTGAGGCGGTGCCCAGTTTAGAAAAAATTGCGGAAGAAACCGGTGATTGGGATAGTTTCGAGGAAAGCTTAGAAGCCCACTGGCAAGAGTGTGCAACCTCGTACCTTGCCATGGTTGATGTATTGCTTAAAAAAGGCGATACCACTCAAGCAGCAGATTACCTATTAGAACAATTACGTAAACGCCCAACCATGCGTGGTTTTAAAACCCTGATGGGTTTATATATCGATCAATTAGACGATAAGACCTCAGCAGAGAGTTTACGTATATTAAAAGAATTAGTAGAGAAGCAAATGATGCAACGCCCTAAATACCGCTGCCATAGCTGTGGATTTTCTGGGCGTAAACTCTACTGGCTATGTCCTTCATGTAAAAAATGGGGCGTAGTAAAACCGATAAAAGGGCTAGACGGAGAATAA
- a CDS encoding LapA family protein, with the protein MKGILTILAILILLTFAFVIGTQNEAYITVNYLIAQANMRVSTLIAIALSLGVLVGILIMSASWLRLRVQLLSANSKINSLKKEH; encoded by the coding sequence TTGAAAGGGATCCTCACAATACTCGCCATTTTGATATTACTGACATTTGCTTTTGTCATTGGCACACAAAACGAAGCCTATATCACCGTTAACTATCTTATTGCTCAAGCTAACATGCGGGTTTCCACCCTTATTGCGATTGCGCTTTCTTTGGGGGTGTTAGTAGGGATACTTATTATGTCAGCAAGCTGGTTACGTTTACGCGTTCAGTTGTTGTCGGCGAATTCAAAAATCAATAGCCTGAAAAAAGAACACTAA